In a genomic window of Sporohalobacter salinus:
- a CDS encoding DUF501 domain-containing protein, producing MRQNYTEEDIEVITRQLDREPRNLVGIAKRCKDGYPQVLVTYPIFEENEELKLFPTTYWLSCPKLIEWIFTLESEGLVQQVQEEIMADCKKQQELITAHEDYAQRRVELLSNSDLTKLKEEYPGRWRVISQSGIGGIMEKEGIKCLHTHYADFLINQKNPVGKIVDNLLQARFSEVNLDNCSICDEE from the coding sequence ATGAGACAAAACTATACAGAAGAAGACATTGAGGTAATTACTCGACAGTTAGATAGAGAACCTAGGAATTTAGTTGGAATAGCTAAGCGTTGTAAAGATGGGTATCCTCAAGTGTTGGTTACTTATCCGATCTTTGAAGAGAATGAGGAATTGAAATTATTTCCTACAACTTATTGGTTAAGCTGTCCTAAATTAATAGAATGGATATTTACTTTAGAATCTGAAGGACTTGTTCAACAAGTACAGGAAGAAATAATGGCTGATTGTAAAAAACAACAAGAATTAATAACAGCACATGAAGATTATGCACAAAGAAGAGTTGAATTACTTAGCAATTCAGACTTAACTAAATTAAAAGAAGAATATCCTGGGCGCTGGCGAGTAATTTCACAGTCAGGAATAGGTGGGATTATGGAAAAAGAGGGGATTAAATGTTTGCATACCCATTATGCGGATTTTTTAATTAATCAGAAAAACCCAGTAGGAAAGATAGTAGATAACTTATTACAGGCTAGATTTTCAGAAGTTAATTTAGATAATTGTAGTATTTGTGATGAGGAGTGA
- a CDS encoding formate--tetrahydrofolate ligase — MKSDIEIAREAELNHITDIADILDLQEDELELYGENKAKIKYEAYKEKMSNEDSKLILTTAITPTPAGEGKTTTSVGLAQALNQLGHDTTVALREPSLGPCMGIKGGAAGGGYSQVVPMEDINLHFTGDIHAIG, encoded by the coding sequence ATGAAGTCAGATATTGAGATAGCTCGAGAGGCAGAATTGAATCATATTACAGATATTGCTGATATTTTAGACTTGCAAGAAGATGAACTCGAACTGTATGGCGAGAACAAAGCCAAGATTAAGTATGAAGCCTATAAAGAGAAGATGAGTAATGAAGATAGCAAATTAATCTTAACAACTGCGATTACTCCTACCCCAGCCGGCGAAGGAAAAACAACCACTAGTGTCGGTTTAGCTCAAGCCCTAAATCAATTGGGACATGATACTACTGTTGCATTGAGAGAACCATCCTTAGGTCCTTGCATGGGAATTAAAGGCGGTGCTGCCGGTGGTGGATATTCTCAGGTTGTACCAATGGAAGACATTAACCTTCACTTTACTGGCGATATTCATGCTATTGGTAT
- the ftsH gene encoding ATP-dependent zinc metalloprotease FtsH gives MNRFSKNIGFYLIIIAIAFLIAQYFISPAPVKADLSYSEFTQLVEAGKINKVTIVGQELIKGQVAGGKKFEVNIPGTIEKVEQILQDNKVNIETKPEPEPPWWTSILGYLLPTILIFGFWFFIMQRMQGGGNKMMSFGKNKARRHDEEDKKEVTFDDVANYEEVKEELVEVVEFLKNPDKFSKLGAEIPKGVLLVGPPGTGKTLMARAVAGEAGVPFFIISGSDFVEMFVGVGASRVRDLFEQGKENAPCIIFIDELDAVGRQRGAGVGGGHDEREQTLNQLLVEMDGFESNEGIILMAATNRPDVLDPALLRPGRFDRQVVVDKPDFKGRRGVLEIHVKDKPVADDVDLDILAKRTPGFTGADMENLANEAAILAARRDKEKIGMLEFDDAIDRVLAGPKKKSRIISDKEKDIVSYHETGHALLGELLEHADPTHKVSIIPRGRAGGFTVNLPEADKNYVTKSELIDKVTSLLGGRVAEEVFLDDISTGAQNDLERATEIVRNMVTDYGMSDEVGPLALGSKNGDQVFLGRDLSKDRNYSEEVASLVDKEVKRFVEEAYNKATRILSENKEMVEKMVAELKDKETLVSDDIKQIIAEFKEDYEYNPDDEEDNLTQESQEETNELDSKSDNNTTKKININLTE, from the coding sequence TTGAATCGATTTTCGAAAAATATCGGCTTTTATTTAATAATAATAGCTATAGCATTCTTAATTGCACAGTATTTTATAAGTCCAGCTCCAGTTAAAGCGGATTTAAGCTATAGTGAATTTACTCAGTTAGTTGAAGCCGGAAAGATAAATAAAGTAACTATTGTAGGTCAAGAGTTAATTAAAGGGCAGGTGGCTGGAGGTAAAAAATTCGAAGTAAATATTCCAGGTACCATAGAAAAAGTTGAGCAGATTCTACAAGATAATAAAGTGAATATTGAGACAAAGCCGGAACCTGAACCACCTTGGTGGACTAGTATCTTAGGTTATTTATTACCAACTATTTTAATTTTTGGTTTTTGGTTCTTTATTATGCAGCGAATGCAAGGTGGCGGCAATAAGATGATGTCATTTGGTAAAAACAAAGCCAGACGTCATGATGAAGAGGATAAAAAAGAGGTTACATTTGATGATGTGGCCAATTATGAAGAGGTAAAAGAAGAGTTAGTAGAAGTTGTAGAATTTCTTAAGAATCCAGATAAATTTAGTAAATTGGGAGCAGAGATACCAAAAGGTGTTCTATTAGTAGGGCCACCTGGAACCGGTAAGACTTTGATGGCTAGAGCAGTTGCTGGTGAGGCCGGTGTGCCATTTTTTATTATCAGTGGTTCTGATTTTGTAGAGATGTTTGTTGGAGTTGGTGCTTCTCGAGTTAGAGATTTATTCGAACAAGGGAAGGAAAATGCTCCTTGTATTATATTTATTGATGAACTAGATGCTGTTGGTCGACAACGTGGTGCTGGTGTTGGTGGCGGTCATGATGAACGTGAACAAACTTTAAATCAGTTGTTAGTTGAAATGGATGGTTTTGAGTCTAATGAAGGAATCATCTTGATGGCAGCTACTAATAGACCTGATGTTTTAGATCCTGCCTTATTAAGGCCAGGGCGATTTGATAGACAGGTAGTTGTTGATAAACCTGACTTTAAGGGTCGTAGAGGTGTCTTAGAAATTCATGTTAAGGATAAACCAGTGGCTGATGATGTCGATTTAGATATTTTAGCTAAAAGAACTCCTGGTTTTACAGGGGCCGACATGGAGAACTTAGCTAATGAAGCTGCTATTTTAGCAGCCAGAAGGGATAAAGAAAAAATTGGTATGCTGGAATTTGATGATGCTATTGACCGAGTATTAGCTGGTCCTAAGAAGAAGAGTAGAATTATCAGCGACAAAGAAAAAGATATAGTGTCTTATCATGAAACCGGTCATGCTTTATTAGGTGAATTATTGGAACATGCTGATCCAACACATAAGGTTTCAATTATTCCTAGGGGAAGAGCTGGTGGATTTACAGTTAATTTACCAGAGGCTGATAAGAACTATGTAACTAAGTCTGAATTAATTGATAAGGTAACTTCTCTTTTAGGAGGACGTGTTGCTGAAGAAGTCTTTCTTGATGATATCAGTACTGGAGCTCAGAATGATTTAGAACGAGCAACGGAGATTGTTCGCAATATGGTTACTGACTATGGTATGAGTGATGAGGTTGGTCCTTTAGCTTTAGGAAGTAAGAATGGCGATCAAGTATTCTTGGGACGTGATTTATCTAAAGATAGGAATTACAGTGAGGAAGTGGCTTCCTTAGTTGATAAAGAAGTTAAAAGGTTTGTAGAAGAAGCTTATAATAAGGCCACGCGTATTTTGAGTGAAAATAAAGAAATGGTAGAAAAGATGGTAGCAGAGCTTAAAGATAAAGAAACTTTGGTTTCTGATGATATTAAGCAGATTATTGCTGAGTTTAAAGAGGATTATGAATATAATCCAGATGATGAAGAAGATAATTTGACTCAGGAGTCGCAAGAAGAGACTAATGAGTTAGATTCTAAATCAGATAATAATACAACTAAAAAAATTAATATTAATTTAACAGAATAG
- a CDS encoding Ppx/GppA phosphatase family protein, producing the protein MSKMATIDIGTNSTRLLIAEIKNKQKIKPLVTELRTTRLGDGVDKYRYLNDEAIERTVEALKEYAELIANYQVDNVKAVATSAVRDVSNQQEFITKVRTDTGIKVEIIDGKQEANLSYLGVVKGLDCQLTDANLVLDIGGGSTELIFGTETKIKEKVSVDVGAVRMTEKSSDIKMRQELIAELLSPVLNELPIKSEMLLGVGGTITTLAAIDQQLSPYEPDKVHGYKLELPIIERILSNLRVKTINERKKVIGLQSERADIIVAGIQILLEVMNGLNMSDIIVSEADILEGLVYKSC; encoded by the coding sequence ATGTCAAAGATGGCAACAATTGATATTGGTACTAATTCAACGCGCTTACTAATTGCAGAAATAAAGAACAAACAAAAAATTAAACCTTTAGTTACAGAATTAAGGACGACACGTTTAGGTGATGGCGTTGATAAATATCGATATCTGAATGATGAAGCAATAGAAAGAACAGTAGAAGCTTTAAAGGAATATGCAGAGTTAATTGCTAATTATCAAGTAGATAATGTTAAAGCAGTGGCTACTAGTGCAGTTAGAGATGTTTCTAATCAGCAGGAATTTATTACTAAGGTTAGAACTGATACTGGAATAAAAGTGGAGATAATTGATGGTAAGCAAGAAGCTAATCTTTCGTATTTAGGTGTCGTTAAAGGGCTAGATTGTCAATTGACAGATGCTAATTTAGTTTTGGATATTGGAGGAGGAAGTACAGAATTGATTTTTGGAACCGAGACTAAAATTAAAGAAAAGGTTAGTGTTGATGTAGGAGCAGTGAGAATGACTGAAAAAAGCTCTGATATTAAAATGAGACAGGAATTAATTGCTGAACTATTAAGTCCAGTACTCAATGAGTTGCCAATAAAGTCTGAAATGTTATTAGGCGTTGGTGGAACTATAACAACTTTAGCAGCAATTGATCAACAATTATCACCATATGAGCCAGATAAAGTTCATGGTTACAAGTTGGAATTACCAATAATTGAAAGAATACTTTCTAATTTAAGGGTTAAGACTATTAATGAACGTAAAAAAGTAATTGGTTTACAGTCTGAGCGGGCTGATATTATTGTAGCTGGAATTCAGATTTTATTAGAAGTAATGAATGGGCTTAATATGTCGGATATTATAGTTAGTGAAGCAGATATATTAGAAGGGCTTGTTTATAAAAGTTGTTAA
- a CDS encoding S1 RNA-binding domain-containing protein yields MSVEVGSVVEGKVSGITNFGAFVELSGGETGLIHISEIADTYVKDVNDYLEMNEEIEVKVISIDDDGKIGLSLKQLEGEDRKPKMSFEKKMKKFIEESDEKQKQLKKSIESKRGGSSRY; encoded by the coding sequence ATGTCAGTTGAAGTTGGCAGCGTTGTAGAAGGAAAAGTAAGCGGGATTACAAATTTCGGAGCTTTTGTTGAGCTGTCTGGAGGTGAAACCGGACTTATTCATATTTCAGAAATAGCCGATACCTATGTTAAAGATGTAAATGATTATTTAGAAATGAATGAAGAGATTGAGGTAAAGGTTATTTCAATAGATGATGACGGTAAGATAGGCTTATCCCTTAAGCAGTTAGAGGGAGAAGATAGAAAGCCAAAGATGTCTTTTGAAAAGAAAATGAAGAAATTTATAGAAGAGAGCGACGAAAAACAGAAGCAGTTGAAAAAGAGTATTGAATCTAAACGTGGCGGAAGCTCGCGTTATTAA
- the spoIIE gene encoding stage II sporulation protein E produces MFAETDLSTYKRLREKKQKKKKGKVKDLVKDFFLELDMMHIIYFCIGLMLGRAAISSELLPFGLAFLGVIFYQKMYNEEKIGRVIFFTCSIYIGYYTILGWNWVLAKYLIAGFLFILIVGCLGYKDRELTKWQFAFLNGGSLLVVEIFNLALTPRPMYNSLILLLGPALIGVLSLVLLEGLIPLFNSKEVFEEINALALLITIAAFNVGLPNISIEIVNLARAFSSLVIMLIAINGGGTIASVVGMVIGLFYGISTSYTVEVTGLYALAGLVSGHFKKEDKLGVIVGFILTVLLYTIFLIRVANINAIISEALLAGGVLAVTPRGIIDSLKSWIPRTDIYFTKTKQQKPERSQEVISRVQKMADVFTELADAFEESGVAEAGKDDNLEELLSIITNQVCLNCEYYDMCWDRDFFKTYQRTIEALSVAEKEGRIKSKKLDSIMEGDCKRLIRFSDTINRFLEKYETDTFWQQKIEDSREIIGNQLSGVSQILEKMGSNLKMEVKFDNNLKRAIKSEMEAHGLFLNQIDIDKKRHTTEMTITKQSCNGKQECTEKIIPILNRMLDQNFKVKWSECGGSIGDNLCSFEIASAARYWVETGIAQVSPNDEEVSGDNYEIIEVDDKETVSVLSDGMGTGQRAALESNTTVQLVGKLINAGFDKELAIKTVNSALLLRSSEEIFATLDISAIDRYTGKVDFIKIGSVPTFVKRDNRNIELVRSSSLPVGIVDNIDIESTQQLQLLPGDMVVMVTDGVLDLQGDGTKQEEWMMRILRNNLIDDPQSLAEYILQQAVNLRNRVNDDMTVLVTRLNGYQNK; encoded by the coding sequence ATGTTTGCTGAGACGGATTTATCTACCTATAAAAGATTAAGAGAAAAGAAGCAAAAAAAGAAAAAAGGTAAAGTGAAGGATTTAGTTAAGGATTTCTTTCTAGAATTAGATATGATGCATATAATCTATTTCTGTATTGGGTTAATGTTAGGGAGAGCAGCTATATCATCAGAGTTACTTCCATTTGGGTTAGCCTTTTTAGGAGTAATATTCTATCAGAAGATGTATAATGAAGAAAAGATTGGACGGGTTATCTTTTTTACTTGTAGTATATATATTGGGTACTATACAATTTTAGGTTGGAATTGGGTTTTAGCAAAGTATTTAATTGCTGGCTTTTTATTCATTTTAATTGTTGGCTGTTTAGGATATAAAGATAGAGAGCTTACTAAATGGCAGTTTGCTTTTCTAAATGGTGGAAGTTTATTAGTAGTTGAGATTTTTAATTTGGCTTTAACGCCTCGTCCTATGTATAATAGTTTGATTTTGCTTTTAGGTCCGGCTTTAATAGGAGTTTTGAGTTTAGTTTTGCTTGAAGGTTTAATACCTTTATTTAATTCTAAGGAAGTATTTGAAGAAATTAATGCATTGGCTTTATTGATCACCATTGCTGCTTTTAATGTAGGGTTACCTAATATTAGTATAGAAATAGTTAATCTTGCTCGAGCTTTTAGTAGTTTAGTAATTATGTTAATAGCTATTAATGGTGGAGGAACTATAGCTTCTGTTGTGGGAATGGTTATTGGGTTATTTTATGGTATTTCTACTTCATATACAGTTGAAGTGACTGGATTATATGCATTGGCTGGTTTAGTGAGTGGGCATTTTAAAAAGGAAGATAAATTAGGAGTTATTGTTGGTTTTATATTAACAGTATTATTATATACCATCTTTTTAATTAGAGTTGCTAACATCAATGCTATTATTAGTGAGGCTCTATTAGCTGGTGGAGTTTTAGCTGTAACACCAAGAGGGATTATTGATTCACTTAAATCTTGGATTCCTAGAACAGATATTTACTTTACAAAAACTAAGCAGCAGAAACCAGAAAGATCGCAGGAAGTAATAAGTAGAGTTCAAAAAATGGCTGATGTCTTTACAGAATTAGCTGATGCTTTTGAAGAAAGCGGAGTGGCCGAGGCTGGTAAAGATGATAATTTAGAAGAATTATTGAGTATAATTACTAATCAGGTCTGTTTAAATTGTGAATATTATGATATGTGTTGGGATCGGGACTTCTTTAAAACTTACCAGCGAACTATTGAAGCTTTATCAGTAGCAGAAAAAGAAGGCAGAATAAAGAGTAAGAAACTAGATTCTATTATGGAAGGGGACTGTAAGCGACTGATTAGATTTAGTGATACGATTAATAGATTTTTAGAAAAATATGAAACTGATACTTTCTGGCAGCAGAAGATAGAGGATAGTAGAGAAATAATCGGAAATCAATTATCGGGAGTTTCTCAAATTTTAGAGAAAATGGGTTCTAATTTAAAAATGGAAGTAAAATTTGATAACAACTTAAAGCGAGCTATTAAAAGTGAAATGGAAGCCCATGGGCTTTTTCTTAATCAGATAGATATAGATAAAAAAAGACATACTACGGAGATGACCATTACTAAACAGTCTTGTAATGGTAAGCAAGAATGTACTGAAAAGATTATTCCTATTTTAAATCGGATGTTAGATCAGAACTTTAAGGTTAAGTGGAGTGAATGTGGAGGAAGTATAGGAGATAATCTTTGTTCGTTTGAAATTGCATCAGCTGCTCGCTACTGGGTAGAAACAGGCATAGCTCAAGTTAGTCCTAATGATGAAGAAGTGTCAGGAGATAATTACGAGATTATAGAAGTTGATGATAAAGAGACAGTATCTGTTTTAAGTGATGGAATGGGAACAGGGCAGAGAGCCGCTCTGGAAAGCAATACTACAGTACAATTAGTAGGAAAATTAATTAATGCCGGCTTCGATAAAGAATTAGCAATTAAGACAGTTAATTCTGCTTTATTACTGAGGTCGTCTGAGGAGATATTTGCTACTTTAGATATTAGTGCTATTGACCGCTATACAGGAAAAGTAGATTTTATTAAAATTGGTTCTGTACCGACATTTGTTAAAAGAGATAACAGAAATATCGAATTAGTTAGAAGTTCTTCCTTGCCAGTAGGCATTGTTGATAATATAGACATAGAATCAACACAACAATTACAATTGTTGCCTGGAGATATGGTAGTGATGGTAACCGATGGTGTATTAGATCTGCAGGGTGATGGAACTAAACAAGAAGAATGGATGATGCGTATACTACGTAATAATTTAATCGATGATCCACAGTCATTAGCTGAATATATTTTACAGCAAGCCGTTAATTTAAGAAATAGAGTTAATGATGATATGACAGTATTAGTAACGAGACTAAATGGATATCAAAATAAATAG
- the hpt gene encoding hypoxanthine phosphoribosyltransferase translates to MRNKLADKIDEILVTEDELAERIAEMGAEITADYDDDDDIVMVGVLRGGIVFMADLARHVKLPVTFDFMDVSSYDGTESSGVVRIIKDLEENIENRHVLIVEDIIDTGRTLRHVVDFLETRGPASIQICTLLDKPERRTEKEVEVDYNGFEIPDKFAVGYGLDYNERYRNAPFIFVLKSKFYE, encoded by the coding sequence ATGCGTAATAAGCTAGCAGACAAAATTGATGAAATTTTAGTGACAGAGGATGAATTGGCAGAAAGAATTGCAGAAATGGGGGCAGAAATTACTGCTGATTATGATGATGACGATGATATTGTAATGGTAGGTGTTTTACGAGGAGGAATAGTCTTTATGGCTGATCTTGCTCGTCATGTAAAGCTACCAGTTACTTTTGATTTCATGGATGTTTCTAGCTATGATGGTACTGAATCATCAGGGGTAGTCAGAATAATCAAAGATTTAGAGGAAAATATTGAAAATAGACATGTTTTAATTGTAGAAGATATAATAGATACAGGAAGAACTTTAAGACATGTAGTTGATTTTTTAGAAACTAGAGGTCCGGCTAGCATTCAGATATGTACTTTATTAGATAAACCTGAAAGAAGAACCGAAAAAGAAGTTGAAGTTGATTATAATGGTTTTGAGATTCCTGATAAATTTGCAGTTGGATATGGGCTGGACTATAATGAAAGATATAGAAATGCACCGTTTATTTTTGTTTTAAAATCAAAGTTTTATGAATAG
- a CDS encoding substrate-binding domain-containing protein: MEGIKGIHTGEITNWEELGGEDERIVVVSRDSSSGTFEVFGEIALEGERVTPNALMQASNGAVASAVVDTEGAIGYAGLGYLSEKLKAVKVNGVKPTNATVASGKFPIARTLFMFTDGWPEGLTAKFINFILSAEGQEIVESQVYVPLH; encoded by the coding sequence TTGGAGGGAATTAAAGGTATCCACACTGGTGAAATTACTAATTGGGAAGAATTAGGTGGAGAAGATGAGAGAATTGTTGTTGTATCTCGTGACTCTAGCTCTGGAACATTTGAAGTGTTTGGAGAGATTGCTCTTGAAGGAGAAAGAGTAACTCCTAATGCATTAATGCAGGCTTCTAATGGAGCAGTAGCAAGCGCAGTTGTTGATACTGAAGGAGCAATTGGTTATGCAGGTTTAGGATACTTATCTGAAAAACTTAAGGCTGTTAAGGTTAATGGCGTCAAACCAACTAATGCTACTGTAGCTAGTGGTAAATTTCCAATAGCTCGTACATTATTTATGTTTACTGATGGTTGGCCAGAAGGCTTAACTGCCAAGTTTATTAACTTTATTTTAAGTGCAGAAGGACAAGAAATTGTTGAAAGTCAAGTATATGTTCCATTACATTAA
- a CDS encoding PstC family ABC transporter permease produces MHWKTKEKIIKVILFIFALSSILFLTGIVITLFNEGLSIFEKVGILEFVFGHEWYPTYDPPGYGIFPLLSASLVVTVGTMVVSVPIGISSAIVISYILPANVKNIVKPLVELLAGILSVILGDHQLSDFTYSFFRNSNSSYFGNR; encoded by the coding sequence GTGCATTGGAAGACTAAAGAAAAGATAATCAAGGTTATTCTCTTTATATTTGCCCTATCGTCAATATTATTTTTAACTGGAATAGTAATTACTTTATTTAATGAAGGACTATCTATCTTTGAGAAAGTAGGAATTTTGGAATTTGTATTTGGCCATGAATGGTATCCAACTTATGACCCACCTGGTTATGGAATTTTCCCACTGCTTAGTGCTTCTTTAGTAGTTACTGTTGGAACTATGGTAGTTTCTGTACCAATTGGGATTTCATCAGCAATTGTTATTTCTTATATTCTACCAGCTAATGTAAAAAATATAGTCAAGCCATTGGTTGAATTACTAGCTGGAATTCTTTCAGTAATTTTGGGAGACCATCAGTTGAGTGATTTTACCTACAGCTTCTTCCGGAATAGTAACAGTAGTTATTTTGGGAATAGGTAG
- the tilS gene encoding tRNA lysidine(34) synthetase TilS — protein MIQQVKDVIEEHQLLSEGDKVVVSVSGGPDSLTLLHILWRLQAEYSLNLHVFHLDHMFRGEASREDAEYVARFAKELNIPATIEEYNVPAYIKETGLSKQAAAREIRYRMCTELADNLKADKIAIGQHADDQAETVLMNFLRGAGLDGLSGIEPIRNKNFIRPLLKVWREDIEGYCRNYNLEPRIDKSNLKSVYRRNKVRLELLPHLAEEFNSSIKENLVRMAEIFRAENSFMEKYTAEKYNQIIIESDEQELILDLKAIKNLDLAIQRRVFRQALLDFCNTKRDYYAQHIQQMIDLITDGETGNILQLPQGLRLKKSYNKLKFYWKDDSIINIDDFSGKYSVPGEYEIKELGIKLKIDIIKFENNLQELLHSSSKLYLDYELIGDKIKIRNRREGDRFYPLGMEGSKKLKDFFIDEKIPATDRDYIPIFTTLEGNIFAVGDLRIDDRFKVTDQTEKILALSMKRI, from the coding sequence TTGATTCAACAGGTAAAAGATGTGATAGAAGAACATCAATTATTGTCAGAAGGAGATAAGGTTGTTGTCAGTGTTTCTGGAGGTCCAGATTCACTTACATTATTACATATTTTATGGAGGTTACAGGCTGAATATAGTCTAAATCTGCATGTTTTTCATTTAGACCATATGTTTAGAGGGGAAGCATCACGGGAAGATGCTGAGTATGTGGCTCGATTTGCAAAAGAGTTAAATATTCCGGCAACTATCGAAGAATACAATGTGCCTGCTTATATAAAAGAAACTGGATTATCTAAGCAAGCAGCTGCTCGAGAAATCCGTTATCGGATGTGTACTGAATTAGCTGATAACCTTAAAGCAGATAAGATAGCTATTGGTCAACATGCTGACGATCAGGCAGAAACAGTGTTGATGAATTTTCTTCGAGGTGCTGGTTTAGATGGTTTAAGTGGTATTGAGCCTATAAGGAATAAAAACTTTATTCGACCTCTCTTGAAGGTTTGGCGTGAAGATATTGAAGGGTACTGTAGAAATTATAATTTAGAGCCGAGAATAGATAAATCTAATTTGAAGTCTGTTTATCGACGTAATAAGGTTAGGTTAGAATTATTGCCGCATTTAGCAGAAGAATTTAATTCTTCAATTAAGGAAAACCTGGTTCGGATGGCTGAAATATTTAGAGCGGAAAATTCATTTATGGAGAAATATACTGCAGAGAAGTATAATCAGATAATTATTGAAAGTGATGAACAAGAATTGATTTTAGATCTAAAGGCAATAAAAAATTTAGATTTAGCTATTCAACGCAGAGTTTTTAGACAGGCTCTTTTAGATTTTTGCAATACAAAAAGAGATTATTATGCTCAACATATTCAGCAAATGATAGATTTGATTACAGATGGAGAAACAGGAAACATATTACAACTGCCGCAGGGGTTACGTTTGAAAAAAAGTTATAATAAGTTAAAATTTTATTGGAAAGATGATAGTATAATAAACATAGATGATTTTTCAGGGAAATATTCTGTACCAGGAGAGTATGAAATAAAAGAGTTAGGAATTAAGCTTAAAATAGATATTATTAAATTTGAAAATAATTTGCAGGAATTATTACATTCATCCAGTAAACTTTATTTAGACTATGAATTAATTGGTGATAAAATTAAAATAAGGAATCGTAGAGAAGGAGATCGTTTTTATCCTTTAGGTATGGAGGGGAGCAAGAAACTAAAGGATTTTTTTATTGATGAAAAGATTCCAGCAACAGATAGGGATTATATTCCTATTTTTACTACTTTAGAGGGTAATATATTTGCAGTAGGAGATTTAAGAATTGACGACAGATTTAAAGTTACTGATCAAACGGAAAAAATTTTAGCGTTAAGTATGAAGAGGATATAG